The Prevotella sp. oral taxon 299 str. F0039 genome has a segment encoding these proteins:
- a CDS encoding efflux RND transporter periplasmic adaptor subunit: MKKEMLLMAIITLIVVTGCRKNKEKSDQTVYAVTSPWVTNTQVSKDYVANIESRKNIEVCAQQEGILQQVYVTEGQQVRAGQPLFRISIVGAQQNVARTKAEAEQARIELQNTTTLTRGQIVSPNAQKMAKAKLNAALADYKLAQIQARLCLISAPFTGVIGNLPKKIGSLVQGGDLLTTLSDNSSLNVYFNISEPEYIDYQQHSAERNKLPLTLILANGSAFSAKGYIQNIAGEFDSSSGNIALRARFANPKGLLRNGETGTVRINMPLHNVLVIPQQATYEEEDRRYVFVVDGAGYAHSREIKVAFEQPEVFIIAEGVTANDKILLSGVQKVHDGQHVKTHYYTPSEAMKRVQLNAD, translated from the coding sequence ATGAAGAAAGAGATGCTGTTGATGGCTATCATCACGTTGATTGTAGTCACAGGATGCCGCAAAAACAAGGAAAAAAGCGACCAAACGGTCTATGCAGTAACGTCTCCTTGGGTAACCAATACACAAGTTTCAAAAGACTATGTGGCCAATATTGAATCGCGAAAAAACATAGAAGTATGCGCACAGCAGGAGGGAATTCTGCAGCAAGTCTATGTCACAGAAGGGCAACAGGTGCGAGCCGGTCAGCCTCTTTTCCGCATTTCGATTGTTGGAGCGCAACAGAATGTGGCGCGGACAAAGGCAGAAGCCGAGCAAGCACGCATTGAACTGCAAAACACAACAACGCTAACGAGGGGGCAAATTGTTTCGCCCAATGCACAGAAAATGGCTAAAGCGAAGCTCAATGCAGCCTTGGCAGATTATAAATTGGCACAGATTCAAGCACGGTTATGCTTAATCAGCGCCCCATTTACAGGCGTTATAGGGAATCTTCCGAAAAAGATTGGAAGCTTAGTGCAGGGAGGTGACTTGCTCACTACACTATCCGACAACTCGTCACTCAACGTATATTTCAACATCTCTGAACCCGAATATATAGACTATCAGCAACATTCTGCCGAGCGAAACAAACTTCCTTTGACGCTGATTCTTGCCAATGGAAGTGCCTTCTCAGCTAAAGGCTACATCCAAAATATAGCTGGTGAGTTTGACAGTAGCTCTGGAAATATTGCTCTTCGTGCTCGCTTTGCCAATCCGAAAGGCTTGCTTCGCAATGGTGAAACAGGCACAGTGCGCATCAATATGCCTTTACACAATGTGTTGGTAATCCCACAACAGGCCACGTATGAAGAGGAAGACCGCCGTTATGTGTTTGTTGTTGATGGCGCAGGCTATGCACATTCACGTGAGATTAAAGTGGCTTTTGAACAACCAGAGGTGTTTATTATCGCCGAAGGAGTAACTGCCAACGACAAGATTCTATTGAGTGGAGTGCAGAAAGTGCATGATGGTCAACACGTAAAGACGCATTATTACACACCAAGTGAAGCCATGAAGCGTGTTCAACTGAATGCCGACTAA